From the genome of Bubalus kerabau isolate K-KA32 ecotype Philippines breed swamp buffalo chromosome 13, PCC_UOA_SB_1v2, whole genome shotgun sequence:
TTTTACTAACTTACATTCCTCCTAAAGTTTAAGAAATTGCTCTGTATTTCCATCAACatgtgatcttttattttttcagctgtgctaggtcttcgttcCTTTGCACAGGTTTTCTCCAGTTGTCACAAGCAGGGGCTCACTGAGGTGCACAGGCTTATcttggtagcttctcttgtggagcacaggctctaggtgcaccggctcagaagttgtggcacatgggcttagttgctctgcagcatgtgggatcttcctggactaggggatggaacccatgcgccctgcattggtaggtggattcttaaccactggactaccagggaggtccTCATCAACACTTGATCTTGTCAGACACTTTCATTTTAGCCTTTCTGGTAGGTGTCTgtaaatttatacttaaaatttttcttgttcCCTAGAGGCTCTAAGTTTTACTGTTTCCCTGGATTTCATTGTTATAATTGTTAATAGTAcatgacagtaaagaatctgcctgcaatgcaggagacccaggtttaatccctgggttgggaagatcccctggagaaggaaatggcaacccactccagtatccttggcctggtaaatctcatggacagaggatccttgtgggctgcagtccatggggtcacaaagagtcgggcacgactgagtgactaacatacatacataatCAAAACaacatttttctctccctctatCCCACTCCTGTTCATGCTTTTAAGCCACTCACaattaaattgaagacagtaagTGATAGAAGGGGGCACTGAAGGTAGGCTTTTTGCTTTATTACTATGTGTCTCCAAGGCCTATCCTCATACTCTGCACTCAGTAggagcaaaataaatatttgttgtaaatacatgggaaaaaaaatgacatgaaagCCTATTTGTCTCCACCATACTCTGTGAGTCACTCCTGGCCTCTGAAGGGTACAACTGACTTACTCAATTTAGGCCTTTGACCTGGCACACGGGAATCCTTTAAAAACATCTATTAAACCAAACTGGCCTCCAGAGGACCGGCTTGTGCCTGCTGCCTCGCCTCATGCAGCCTCAGGCCATTGAGTCTGGACACACATATGATTATATTCATATTGTCACAAATCCCCGAgactatattaaattatatattgaaTATTATTATACTCTTAGTGCAAGTGGCAGTTCTTGGAACACCAGGAAGAGATGTGTGAAATCTCACCTGAAATGGGGCCCCAGGTTCTACAGATACCTGATCAGCTGAGGGTCAGGGGCATGGAAAACATCCAACTCAGGCTCAGGGGCCAGTTTTCCTTGGACTGTCCTCTCTGACCCTTCCTCCCTCTCGGTCTTGCAGATCAGCTATAAATTGGGTCACAATTATATCCCCCTTCATAGGGTCATTGCGAGGACTAAACAAGTTAATACATGTAAGGCACTTTGCCTAGCACCTGGCATGCAACAAGGTATGGGGTAAGTGGTAgccctttttatttttgctgttattaacagcaacagcagcaggagtGAGGAATGTTGAGTGACCACGCCTTGCACCAAATGTGAACTTCATGACCCTGGGCTATAGGGAAAGGGCAGAAAGAGGAGCACAAGGGAGCATGTGCTTTTCACCCATAACGAGTTATCACAGCACAGATTAGCCCAGGGATCCTGAACGCTACCATAGTGCACTGCTAGGAAGCAAAGGACCTTAAGGCCTGAATGACTCCATCCCAAGGAGACTCCTATAAGATCAGGAGTCATGCTGTGAAGTTTGAATCTGGCCAAGGATGGGAATTTCTGCCAGATGGAAGGGCTCTGTGAAAGCCTAAAGGAGACCCCTAATGCAATGGAGCAAATTGCCATTGGACACACCCATTGGTCCCCACCTCTCTGGGACAGGAGCAGTAGCCAAACACCTTCAAGGAGCTTGTCAGTGAAGGAAATTCCTCTGGTTCTCTCCTCCTAAGACAGAGAACCAGTGCTGCTCATACTCTGAACTGGTTCAAAAGGGATGTCACCCACTGAGACTAAAAAGACAAGTGGAGAAtgtcttgggaaaaaaaatttttaaaagagggcCTTGGCTACAAAATCCTCCTGTCCTAAGTCTTCCCCTTGACTTTTTgaactcttcactttctgacttacAAAAAGAACTTGTACAAAAAATGAGGGATCAGGCAGGGATGAACAAGACAggagtcatatttttttttttttttaatatttttggccttaccccacggcatgtgggggcttccttggtggctcagttggtaaagaatccacctgcaatgcaggaaacccaggtttgatccctgggtggggaagatcccctggagaaggaaatggcaacccaccccagtattcttgcctggaaaatcccagggacagaggagcctgacaagccacagttcatagggttgcaaagagtcagatatgacttggtgactaaaccaccatcatgaCCACAGCATGTTCCCCAACCACAGTTTGAACTCAcgctccctgcaatggaagcagtTTTAACTACTGgccccccagggaagtcccgagtcCATAATTACTGAAGCTGGGTAATGGGCatatggccttcccaggtggcactagtggtaaagaacccgcctttcAATGAAGGAGACcgtttcgatctctgggtcaggaagatcccctggaggaggagcaacccactccagtcttcttgcctggaagaatcccatggacagaggagcctggcaggctacagtccatagggttgcaagagttggacatgactgaagcaacagaaCATAGCACAATGGGCATATGGAGGGGAGGAGTAATTATTCTATTTTCTATACTTCTGTGTGTCCTTAAaagttttccataataaaaaagttTCATAAAAGAGACTATGAATAACCCAAGGGCTGAAAAAGTAAAGGGCATACTGCTCTCTGACTAGAAATTCCCCTGATCAACTAAATCTGAGCACGTCCAACCAAGGAAACAAGGTGAGAAGGTGGTATTAGCCTGCCTCCAGTGGGTCATCAAGCGAAGTTGGCAGGTGTTTCCCAGGGCAAGAGAAGCAGTGGTGACTCTTGGGCTTTGAAGGAAATGCTTCAACAGGGAAGAGAAAAGATGGAGAGAGATTTATATGCAGATACCTATCACCAAGTCTGCCCTAAGTGCTTAGGGCTCTCTGACCTCAGCCCTGCTTTTACCCCAAGGTGAAGGTACTTTCCCATCTCCAAGTATAGGTGACTAGACCCCTGTCTGGGGGTAAGGTCCTTCCTCACTCCCTTCACATCATCCAGACCACAGTGACTTGCCTGGGTTTCCCTCCTACATGCAACCTCCTGCAACTGAAACCATACTCCAAACCCAGGACTCTTGAGATCTGATGCATCTCATCAACTACCCCAAGCCCTCTCCTTGCCAACAGCCAATCCCAATCCTGCCTGAAGTTGGCATTTTAGTTACAACAGCCAAAATAGGAATGCTGCACAACGCAGGCTAAGTCAGGGCTTCTGGGCAGCATAATTTGAAAAGTGCCAGGACAGTCCCTGAATGTTTCCTACACACCTTATCCACAGATTTCTCCAAAACAGCTGGTCACTCTGTTTGAAATCCTGCAATTTAAGAAGCATTCTTTGGGTTTACAAACTGCTTTCTGGAGATACTTTTTTCCAAAGCTATCTTGGGAGGATAACACATTAAAAACAATACCTGTTCATGAATTGTTCACTGATCTAGGTACCTAGGAAGAAGGAGCCCAGAAGGCTGGTTAAGAGTAAAGGTGACACGGAGTGGTTGCAGACAGCTTCACTAGGGACCATTCCTGGCTTCAGGGTACAGGTGGTTCAGTCTGGAGAGAGGGCTGAAGATAAGTTCAGAGGTAGAGGTAGAAGCCATTAGGTTGCTGAAGTCCCTGAGGGCAGTACAAAGAAAGACTGTAGTAGCCAAAGCAGGGTGCAGGACTCTGCAGACTGACAGCTTGGGGGTGGGCCACAGTGACCCCCTAACTCTTATGTCTCCCTAGAGCTCTAGTCCCTATCCCTTCCAGAGCCCAGAAATGAAGGTAGCTCCTGAGGCTCCTGTGCCTGGCCCTTGTCCAGCAATGGCTGCCTGGAAAGCACCCACAAGGATATCCTTCAATCCATCTGGCTGCTGCAGGGGGCACCCTAGCCCCAACCCTGCACAGATGCCCCAGTAGACATGtctccctcctcactccccaaCAATCCCCAATGCATGGAACAAAGTAAGGGATAAATATGAAAGGGGCATAGGCAGGAGGGGCTGGGTCTGCTTCTAAATGTGTGGTCAAGTGCTCCAGCCCCTCCACATTTGAATAGTGACAAAACCAACATGCATGCAAACTTCAGTAAGTAAAATGCCAGGAACCATTCTAAGGTTTATGTAGataaactcatttaatcctcacaatattaGGACATATGTATCTATATAATTTTACTATTCATACCAATTATACAGGTGAGAAAACGGAGGCATAGAGAGATTAACTCCTTGCCCAAGAGCACAGAGTTAGTAAGAGACAGAACAGGGCCTAACTTACCCTACACTGCAGCAGTGCATACTTATACCCACTGGGCACTCTGCCTCTCATGCCCTCATCTCTACCTGGCTAGGCAGGGAAAGGTGAGGGGAGCATTTAGTAGCCTCCTGCTTTGGACCAGGCActtgacaaagatccatatgcTCCAATCTCAGGAGAATTCAGTGAAGGATGAGATGCAATCCTCATTGTCCACATGTGTAAGCAAGACCGGAGAAGTCTGATTATctgccaaggccacacagcccaCGAAGAGGTGGAGCTGAAATCCAAACCTTGGCCTGCACGTTCTCCCTCTCCAACCCCCATAGGGAGCTGAAGAGAACAGAGACTGGGATCAGGAGGCTGGAGAGGGGCTCTTTGGGTGCTCCTCACGTCTAGCACATGATCAGGCTTCCCATGGgggtccatgggactctctggaCCTCCTCCCATCCTTATGCGGTAGGGAGGGGAACCAGAGAGACAGGGGACTAAGTCCTTAAAAATGAGCAGCAGCTCCCTGCTGCTCTGCAGGGGGCTACTGGGCCACTGAGGGCTAGAGCGATGTCCCCTACCCCATCTATTGGTTGCAGGGACCAGGCAGGATGGGGAAGGTTTCCGACCCACTGTGGTCCCCAGTGGCACCTCCTGATTCTTGCACTTGGGTAAAGAGGGATAAGGCCTAGACAGGAGCACCTCCTCCAGGAATTAAGGGCAACAACCAGATGGCCAGTTGGGCGAGGACTGGAACACCAGgagcaagcagcccagggcccgGTAAGCCAAGGATGGTGGGGGAGCCACCAAGGGCATGAGATGGGGCAGAAATACTGCCCCCAAGGACTAGGCCTGTGGCCCCCTGCCTCCCTTCTGACCCAGCTTCTGCCAGCCCTGAGAAAAGGGTCAAGGATGGTGAGACAGCTCGGCTCTGTGACTCAGGCAGATGTACCATGGGAAAGAGAGAAGATGAATGGCAAGGACCCAGGAGCTTCACTGGGGTACGCGCCGCCGGTACAGTGAAGCCAGGAGCACTAGAAGTGCCCCGGCCATGGCCACCCCGAGCCACGGAGCCCAGGGCATGGTCCTGACCACAGGCAATTCCTCCAACTCGTCCTCTTCCGGGGTAGTGTGTGTCCCGGGGCTGTCCCCCAGGAGGGAGGTGCTGGGGTTCTCATGGATCCTAATGGTGTCTTCCGACACATATTCGTTCTCCTCGGGGGCATTGTCAGGCCCCATGCCCAGGGAGTTACTGTGGCTGATGGCGAGATCCGCGGAGCAGCCTGAGAACGGCTGGCTGTCCATAGAtaccagcctgccaggcttgctCAGCTCCGGCTCtgagccacagcagtcagagctgCTGTCTGGCCAGAGTGATGTGCCTCCAGTGGCAGTGCCTGTGGGCACTGGTGATGCTGGAGTCTCctgggaaagaaaggaggaactAGAGGGACTGAGGATGGTAGGGGACAAGCCAGGTCGGGTAGCCCCACTCCCAGGACAGGCCAAAAACTGAAACCCCAACCCTTCAGTAACCAGCCCACAGTGCCAAAAGGCAATCTTCTCTTGGGGACTCAACTCACTGATGGTGCAGGAAGACAGTTGGGGAAGAGGGGACTAAGGCCTTGCAGGAGCATCAGTGGTAAGACTTCCTCCAGGGCTGAGAGTTCTACTCACTGGCCTGCTTCTGAGCTCACTTCTACCCCAGGGAACCGTTGGTCATGTGTGGTTCGCTCTACTTTGACTTTCTGCCTGGGCTTGATGGCCATGAAGCAGCCACAGGGTCAGaggttgggccatagacttggtTCCGCCAGGCAGACAGCAGAAGTAGGGTTAGATAAGCAGGCTCAGAGGCAACTGTGGAGGCTACTAGGTCAGAGTAGATGGGCTGGGACTAGAGTTTGTAAAACCTTGGTCACGGTGGGGCAAGCCAGATATCCCAGCAGTGAAGAGCAAGGTGTTGAGGCAAATAGGaatatttcttcatctgcaaaataacACTGCTGAGCTTAAAGGGGAGCCATGAGCTCTAAATGGGTTAATGCACATGACCAGCAGAGGTGGTCTAGCAAGCCTGACCCTCCTGAAGCATCCACACTTGACCATTATTATTCTAAAGAATAGGGTGTTAGGTCTGGATGAGATTGGGTCTCAGTTCCCCTATTGCCTCAAAAAGCAGGATTTTGTGATCCTGATCCCTGGATCAGCCCTGGATCAGGCTGGAGTCAGAATGGAGACTggagaggggctggggggagAGGCTTGGATCACTGCTAGGAGGGATAAGAACTCACCTTCACGAGTCTATTGCTGCTCCTCATGGCGAGCCTTGTGTTGGCAGGCACCTTACTGGGCACTGTGCTTGCAGGTATCCTGTGGTCAGGTATCCCACTAGTAGACACTTTGGGTGGCACCATGCCAGAACGCACTGAGTTGATGGGCAATCTGGATGGTGCTAGATTGGTGGGCACTGCACCAGGGGGCTTCAAGCTGGTGGGCAACTTGGAAGGCACTGAGCTGCCAAATGCTGAGTTGGTGGGCACCTTGGAGGGCACTGTGCTGGCAGTCATAGGGTTGTTGGGCACCCCTGCCCCACTGGAGCAGATGGTACCTTCAGCCTGGTCACCAGCACCTCCTGCAGAGGTCAAGccagtggaggaggaggaggtgccaaCAGATGGAGCTGACACTGGGGGTCCAGGCAAGCGGCTTGCCCTGGGGGTAGAACGGGCCAAGGGCTGGACGGAGACAGTCGGAGACACAGGCCCATGGAGTGACATGGAACTGGAGACCACGCCTGCAGCTGGTGAAAGAAAACGAGAAACACAAACCCACGGGAGTGTTATCCTTGGATCAGAGGGATAGAGAAGGGTCTCTCTGTCCAAACTCACACCATCCCTACTGCATCCAACCTCCCACCCGTGGAGGAGTCTCCAGTCCCTTTAGTCACTGATCCCAGGGCTGAAGGCCTAAAGGTTGCAGATAAATCCTTGGTCCTGTCCCTCCTCGGTCCCTGACTTGTTGTCTCACAAGAGCAAAATGATCCCTCCCTCTAACAGGGTCTAGGAGCCTGAAAATCATTATTAGTTTTCCTCTCTGCATTTTTTTCTCCTGCCTGGGACACCCTCTTTTCTCTTGTCTGCCTCTTTCAACCTCTTCTTAGACTAGCAGAATCCTGACTGTTGCTCCCATTGCCATCTTTCTTCTCAgcaggaacaatcagaggccaggGCAAGGGGCAGCAGGATGGCTCAAGCAGAAGAGCTCACACCAGTCATATGGCACCAGAGGCCCAGTGAGCGCCCCCTTCTAGGAGGCCTAAGGGCTTGTGGGTGCAGAGACAAAACCATCCTTGGGAAGAGGGCCTGAACTGGGGGAAGCAGGAGGGAGTAGGTGGTGATGGTCCATAAAGGCAGTTATATAAGGATTTGCCATGGAACTCTGAAAACACACATACCAGGCCCTACATCTGACAAAGGTCAGGAGTGATTCTGATGtccaccccacccctaccccaaatCTACCACCATAACATCTCATGGGACCTGTGTCCATACTTATACTGAAATCAAAGTGCCCTTTGTCTCCCTGGTCCACAGCAGTATTTTCTGAAAAGGTGTTCCACAGCAGGCTGGCACGCCAAGTGCAAAAGGATGCTTGAGATAGAGTGACAGGAGCATGGAACACTAAGGATGGCTTCTCTGAACCTTTAACTGCTCATGTGCTTGTGGCTGTTCCATGGGCACTGGGGGCTGGCTGGGCACCAATGTTATGTGGAACTCAGTTTAGGAAATATGCCAGCCTGAAAGATCAGAGTAGACAGTATTATACTCCTGAGACGTCTGATGTGAGGGTCCAGGCCCTTGGATGATGAAAAATATACTTCCTCTGGAGACTGAAATGTTTGAGTGATTTTCTGGGAGCTGGAGACCCCTTTGGGATGGGGCAGTGCTCCCTGCCAACAGCTGGCCCAGCCTGTACTCTCCTTACACTGTCCTCTAGGTCCTGGCACATCCCTTATATAGTCCCTTAGGCATAGTGCAGACATGGCCCTAATTCACTTCTTCTACCTGTATCCACGCCCTCTGCAATGTGACCTTATCAGTCCTCTCATCGAGGGATGGAGTCTATCTTTCTACTCCTCGATGCTGGGCTGGCCTGGTAATTTGCTTTGTCCCACAGAAAGAAGCAGGAGGAAAAATGCATCAGTTTTGAACCTGTGACCCAGgagtcctctctccctctctcagaaCAAAGCTCAGCTTAGGTATATGAAATGGGCTTGTATACTGGGAGACGAGAGGTTCATGGAAGAGAACCGAGATGCTCCAACCAAGAGCCATAAACAACTTATATGTAAACTGATGTGTATACAAGAGGGAATTCAGCCCAGCTGAGCCAGCCCAAATTGCTGACCCACACAATCATGAGCTGAATAAATAGTTGTTATTTTAAGCTACCAAATTCTGAGACTGTATGTTACAAGCAGATACTAACCAATATGTCCTCTGAGGAAGGTTCTT
Proteins encoded in this window:
- the MAVS gene encoding mitochondrial antiviral-signaling protein isoform X3, whose protein sequence is MGQFRTQTVMTFAEDKTYEYIRYNHSNFCNIHVLDILPHLSCLTIHDQDRLRAHFDRWGNQGTLWNLFDSLRRRNGWVDSFIRALRACEHTVLADEVAHVYQSNLPRHPNHPPAPLEPPSVPAEIPRPSTPAVAPSIPGNGHTEYKPSYPMPVQDTQPPESLGENSEKAPQPSHSGAVLKRLGGPLEPLSDTVALSTLPSSVHQEQDTELGNTHTAAAGVVSSSMSLHGPVSPTVSVQPLARSTPRASRLPGPPVSAPSVGTSSSSTGLTSAGGAGDQAEGTICSSGAGVPNNPMTASTVPSKVPTNSAFGSSVPSKLPTSLKPPGAVPTNLAPSRLPINSVRSGMVPPKVSTSGIPDHRIPASTVPSKVPANTRLAMRSSNRLVKETPASPVPTGTATGGTSLWPDSSSDCCGSEPELSKPGRLVSMDSQPFSGCSADLAISHSNSLGMGPDNAPEENEYVSEDTIRIHENPSTSLLGDSPGTHTTPEEDELEELPVVRTMPWAPWLGVAMAGALLVLLASLYRRRVPQ
- the MAVS gene encoding mitochondrial antiviral-signaling protein isoform X1, which gives rise to MPLFLSVHPPFMGQFRTQTVMTFAEDKTYEYIRYNHSNFCNIHVLDILPHLSCLTIHDQDRLRAHFDRWGNQGTLWNLFDSLRRRNGWVDSFIRALRACEHTVLADEVAHVYQSNLPRHPNHPPAPLEPPSVPAEIPRPSTPAVAPSIPGNGHTEYKPSYPMPVQDTQPPESLGENSEKAPQPSHSGAVLKRLGGPLEPLSDTVALSTLPSSVHQEQDTELGNTHTAAAGVVSSSMSLHGPVSPTVSVQPLARSTPRASRLPGPPVSAPSVGTSSSSTGLTSAGGAGDQAEGTICSSGAGVPNNPMTASTVPSKVPTNSAFGSSVPSKLPTSLKPPGAVPTNLAPSRLPINSVRSGMVPPKVSTSGIPDHRIPASTVPSKVPANTRLAMRSSNRLVKETPASPVPTGTATGGTSLWPDSSSDCCGSEPELSKPGRLVSMDSQPFSGCSADLAISHSNSLGMGPDNAPEENEYVSEDTIRIHENPSTSLLGDSPGTHTTPEEDELEELPVVRTMPWAPWLGVAMAGALLVLLASLYRRRVPQ
- the MAVS gene encoding mitochondrial antiviral-signaling protein isoform X2, with the protein product MPLFLSVHPPFMGQFRTQTVMTFAEDKTYEYIRYNHSNFCNIHVLDILPHLSCLTIHDQDRLRAHFDRWGNQGTLWNLFDSLRRRNGWVDSFIRALRACEHTVLADEVAHVYQSNLPRHPNHPPAPLEPPSVPAEIPRPSTPAVAPSIPGNGHTEYKPSYPMPVQDTQPPESLGENSEKAPQPSHSGAVLKRLGGPLEPLSDTVALSTLPSSVHQEQDTELGNTHTAAAGVVSSSMSLHGPVSPTVSVQPLARSTPRASRLPGPPVSAPSVGTSSSSTGLTSAGGAGDQAEGTICSSGAGVPNNPMTASTVPSKVPTNSAFGSSVPSKLPTSLKPPGAVPTNLAPSRLPINSVRSGMVPPKVSTSGIPDHRIPASTVPSKVPANTRLAMRSSNRLVKTPASPVPTGTATGGTSLWPDSSSDCCGSEPELSKPGRLVSMDSQPFSGCSADLAISHSNSLGMGPDNAPEENEYVSEDTIRIHENPSTSLLGDSPGTHTTPEEDELEELPVVRTMPWAPWLGVAMAGALLVLLASLYRRRVPQ